A window of the Garra rufa chromosome 10, GarRuf1.0, whole genome shotgun sequence genome harbors these coding sequences:
- the ubtfl gene encoding upstream binding transcription factor, like isoform X2 has translation MNGSTSVSGTQTGRIKSESVVDTWSKEDCLTLLERIRSLLPDGDAMKYKTTESHFDWEKVGFGAFTGDMCKQKWQKVSTEVRKYRTMTELIVDAIEYVKNPYKGKKLKTHPDFPKKPLTPYFRFFMEKRAKYAKIHPEMSNLDLTKILSKKYKELPEKKKLKYIQEFQREKEAFEKNMARFKEDHPDLIEERKKSDLPEKPKTPQQLWYNHEKKTYMKIHPEVSQKELKEALRRQWSQLPDKKRLKWISKALELQKHYEGSMRVYHEAHPDANSDEHVKSVLTKAERQLKDKFDGRPTKPPPNGYSLYCAELMVNMKDVPSTERMVLCSKQWKMMTQKEKDMFQKRCEQRKKQYEIDIQRFLESLPDEERERVMGEEKLGGSKLNLAGAGTPLRAKSPSVKERSRDPELDQWVHGLSKDKRDGKKKTRLPETPKTPEEMWQQSVIGDYLAKYRNDRKKAQNAMDAAWKAMEKKEKIPWIKKAAEDQKRYEVQYRTVRELLEMRTVLSGQGQRKPKFDGEPKKPPVSGYQMFSQELLTNGELNHFSLKERMVEIGKRWHKLSQVQKDKYKKQVEEQQLEYKAELEAWVKSLSPQERAVYKEFSTTKRRSTTKARGPGAKVRVTKAKAVGARAATVGPGGGKRSMAYRAKDTSDSDEDDDKTDTSDSEDEDDESSGSTDSDEDDEDDENEDEDDDEDDEDDDQSDGSSSSSSEDSIDSDSD, from the exons ATGAATGGCAGCACCAGTGTGTCTGGCACCCAGACTGGACGAATCAAAAGTGAGTCAG ttgtagATACATGGAGCAAAGAGGACTGTCTGACACTGCTGGAGAGGATACGCAGCCTGCTACCTGATGGAGACGCAATGAAGTATAAAACCACAGAGTCACATTTCGACTGGGAGAAGGTGGGGTTCGGGGCTTTCACTGGAGACATGTGTAAGCAGAAATGGCAGAAAGTTTCCACAGAG GTGCGCAAATACAGAACAATGACTGAGCTCATTGTTGATGCTATTGAATATGTGAAGAACCCTTACAAAGGGAAAAAACTAAAG ACACATCCAGACTTCCCAAAGAAACCCCTCACTCCCTATTTTCGCTTCTTTATGGAGAAGCGAGCCAAGTATGCAAAAATCCATCCAGAGATGAGCAACTTGGATCTCACCAAGATTTTGTCCAAGAAATACAAAGAGCTTCCTGAAAAGAAAAAG CTCAAGTATATTCAAGAGttccagagagagaaagaggcttTTGAGAAGAACATGGCACGATTCAA GGAGGACCACCCAGATTTAATAGAGGAGAGAAAGAAGTCAGACCTCCCAGAGAAGCCCAAGACCCCGCAGCAGCTCTGGTACAACCATGAGAAGAAGACCTACATGAAAATTCACCCAGAG GTAAGCCAGAAGGAGCTGAAGGAAGCATTACGTAGACAGTGGTCCCAGTTACCAGACAAAAAGAGGCTGAAATGGATCAGCAAAGCTCTAGAGCTGCAGAAACACTATGAG GGCAGCATGAGAGTGTACCATGAAGCTCATCCGGATGCAAACTCTGACGAACACGTCAAATCTGTCTTGACCAAGGCTGAACGGCAGCTCAAGGACAAGTTTGATGGCCGGCCAACCAAACCACCACC AAATGGCTATTCTCTGTACTGTGCTGAACTAATGGTAAACATGAAGGATGTGCCAAGTACGGAGCGAATGGTGCTGTGCAGTAAGCAGTGGAAGATGATGACCCAGAAAGAAAAGGATATGTTCCAGAAACGATGTGAACAG AGAAAGAAACAGTATGAGATTGACATTCAGAGGTTTCTTGAG AGTCTCCCTGATGAAGAGAGGGAGCGTGTGATGGGAGAGGAGAAGCTGGGAGGAAGCAAACTGAACTTAGCGGGTGCAGGCACCCCCCTACGGGCCAAATCCCCATCTGTGAAG GAACGGAGTCGTGACCCTGAGCTGGATCAGTGGGTACATGGGCTTTCAAAAGACAAGCGAGATGGAAAGAAAAAAACACGGCTTCCTGAAACGCCGAAGACCCCAGAAGAGATGTGGCAGCAGAGTGTGATAGGAGACTATCTGGCTAAATACAGA AATGACAGGAAGAAAGCGCAGAATGCAATGGATGCCGCTTGGAAGGCTATGGAGAAGAAGGAGAAGATTCCTTGGATCAAGAAGGCCGCAGAGGACCAGAAGCGATACGAGGTTCAGTACCGGACCGTG AGAGAGCTGTTAGAGATGAGGACAGTTTTGTCTGGACAGggacaaagaaaaccaaaattcGATGGCGAGCCTAAGAAGCCCCCAGT GAGCGGGTATCAAATGTTCTCTCAGGAACTCCTAACAAATGGTGAGCTGAATCACTTCAGCCTGAAGGAGCGCATGGTGGAGATCGGCAAGCGATGGCACAAGCTTAGTCAGGTCCAGAAGGACAAATACAAAAAACAGGTTGAGGAGCAACAACTAGAGTACAAAGCTGAGCTTGAAGCTTGGGTAAAG TCACTATCCCCTCAGGAGCGTGCGGTATATAAAGAGTTCTCAACTACG AAACGGCGAAGCACTACAAAAGCACGAGGTCCCGGGGCGAAAGTCCGAGTCACCAAGGCGAAGGCGGTAGGTGCCAGAGCCGCGACGGTGGGTCCTGGGGGGGGCAAGCGTTCCATGGCGTACCGGGCCAAG GACACGTCGGACTCGGATGAAGATGATGACAAAACAGATACGTCAGACTCGGAGGATGAAGATGATGAGTCCTCTGGCAGCACTGATAGTGATGAAGATGACGAAGATGACGAG AATgaagatgaggatgatgatgaagaCGATGAGGACGACGACCAATCGGACGGTTCCAGCAGCTCATCATCAGAAGATAGTATTGACTCTGATTCAGACTAA
- the ubtfl gene encoding upstream binding transcription factor, like isoform X6 encodes MNGSTSVSGTQTGRIKSESVVDTWSKEDCLTLLERIRSLLPDGDAMKYKTTESHFDWEKVGFGAFTGDMCKQKWQKVSTEVRKYRTMTELIVDAIEYVKNPYKGKKLKTHPDFPKKPLTPYFRFFMEKRAKYAKIHPEMSNLDLTKILSKKYKELPEKKKLKYIQEFQREKEAFEKNMARFKEDHPDLIEERKKSDLPEKPKTPQQLWYNHEKKTYMKIHPEVSQKELKEALRRQWSQLPDKKRLKWISKALELQKHYEGSMRVYHEAHPDANSDEHVKSVLTKAERQLKDKFDGRPTKPPPNGYSLYCAELMVNMKDVPSTERMVLCSKQWKMMTQKEKDMFQKRCEQRKKQYEIDIQRFLESLPDEERERVMGEEKLGGSKLNLAGAGTPLRAKSPSVKERSRDPELDQWVHGLSKDKRDGKKKTRLPETPKTPEEMWQQSVIGDYLAKYRNDRKKAQNAMDAAWKAMEKKEKIPWIKKAAEDQKRYEVQYRTVRELLEMRTVLSGQGQRKPKFDGEPKKPPVSGYQMFSQELLTNGELNHFSLKERMVEIGKRWHKLSQVQKDKYKKQVEEQQLEYKAELEAWVKSLSPQERAVYKEFSTTKRRSTTKARGPGAKVRVTKAKADTSDSDEDDDKTDTSDSEDEDDESSGSTDSDEDDEDDENEDEDDDEDDEDDDQSDGSSSSSSEDSIDSDSD; translated from the exons ATGAATGGCAGCACCAGTGTGTCTGGCACCCAGACTGGACGAATCAAAAGTGAGTCAG ttgtagATACATGGAGCAAAGAGGACTGTCTGACACTGCTGGAGAGGATACGCAGCCTGCTACCTGATGGAGACGCAATGAAGTATAAAACCACAGAGTCACATTTCGACTGGGAGAAGGTGGGGTTCGGGGCTTTCACTGGAGACATGTGTAAGCAGAAATGGCAGAAAGTTTCCACAGAG GTGCGCAAATACAGAACAATGACTGAGCTCATTGTTGATGCTATTGAATATGTGAAGAACCCTTACAAAGGGAAAAAACTAAAG ACACATCCAGACTTCCCAAAGAAACCCCTCACTCCCTATTTTCGCTTCTTTATGGAGAAGCGAGCCAAGTATGCAAAAATCCATCCAGAGATGAGCAACTTGGATCTCACCAAGATTTTGTCCAAGAAATACAAAGAGCTTCCTGAAAAGAAAAAG CTCAAGTATATTCAAGAGttccagagagagaaagaggcttTTGAGAAGAACATGGCACGATTCAA GGAGGACCACCCAGATTTAATAGAGGAGAGAAAGAAGTCAGACCTCCCAGAGAAGCCCAAGACCCCGCAGCAGCTCTGGTACAACCATGAGAAGAAGACCTACATGAAAATTCACCCAGAG GTAAGCCAGAAGGAGCTGAAGGAAGCATTACGTAGACAGTGGTCCCAGTTACCAGACAAAAAGAGGCTGAAATGGATCAGCAAAGCTCTAGAGCTGCAGAAACACTATGAG GGCAGCATGAGAGTGTACCATGAAGCTCATCCGGATGCAAACTCTGACGAACACGTCAAATCTGTCTTGACCAAGGCTGAACGGCAGCTCAAGGACAAGTTTGATGGCCGGCCAACCAAACCACCACC AAATGGCTATTCTCTGTACTGTGCTGAACTAATGGTAAACATGAAGGATGTGCCAAGTACGGAGCGAATGGTGCTGTGCAGTAAGCAGTGGAAGATGATGACCCAGAAAGAAAAGGATATGTTCCAGAAACGATGTGAACAG AGAAAGAAACAGTATGAGATTGACATTCAGAGGTTTCTTGAG AGTCTCCCTGATGAAGAGAGGGAGCGTGTGATGGGAGAGGAGAAGCTGGGAGGAAGCAAACTGAACTTAGCGGGTGCAGGCACCCCCCTACGGGCCAAATCCCCATCTGTGAAG GAACGGAGTCGTGACCCTGAGCTGGATCAGTGGGTACATGGGCTTTCAAAAGACAAGCGAGATGGAAAGAAAAAAACACGGCTTCCTGAAACGCCGAAGACCCCAGAAGAGATGTGGCAGCAGAGTGTGATAGGAGACTATCTGGCTAAATACAGA AATGACAGGAAGAAAGCGCAGAATGCAATGGATGCCGCTTGGAAGGCTATGGAGAAGAAGGAGAAGATTCCTTGGATCAAGAAGGCCGCAGAGGACCAGAAGCGATACGAGGTTCAGTACCGGACCGTG AGAGAGCTGTTAGAGATGAGGACAGTTTTGTCTGGACAGggacaaagaaaaccaaaattcGATGGCGAGCCTAAGAAGCCCCCAGT GAGCGGGTATCAAATGTTCTCTCAGGAACTCCTAACAAATGGTGAGCTGAATCACTTCAGCCTGAAGGAGCGCATGGTGGAGATCGGCAAGCGATGGCACAAGCTTAGTCAGGTCCAGAAGGACAAATACAAAAAACAGGTTGAGGAGCAACAACTAGAGTACAAAGCTGAGCTTGAAGCTTGGGTAAAG TCACTATCCCCTCAGGAGCGTGCGGTATATAAAGAGTTCTCAACTACG AAACGGCGAAGCACTACAAAAGCACGAGGTCCCGGGGCGAAAGTCCGAGTCACCAAGGCGAAGGCG GACACGTCGGACTCGGATGAAGATGATGACAAAACAGATACGTCAGACTCGGAGGATGAAGATGATGAGTCCTCTGGCAGCACTGATAGTGATGAAGATGACGAAGATGACGAG AATgaagatgaggatgatgatgaagaCGATGAGGACGACGACCAATCGGACGGTTCCAGCAGCTCATCATCAGAAGATAGTATTGACTCTGATTCAGACTAA
- the ubtfl gene encoding upstream binding transcription factor, like isoform X1 produces MNGSTSVSGTQTGRIKSESVVDTWSKEDCLTLLERIRSLLPDGDAMKYKTTESHFDWEKVGFGAFTGDMCKQKWQKVSTEVRKYRTMTELIVDAIEYVKNPYKGKKLKTHPDFPKKPLTPYFRFFMEKRAKYAKIHPEMSNLDLTKILSKKYKELPEKKKLKYIQEFQREKEAFEKNMARFKEDHPDLIEERKKSDLPEKPKTPQQLWYNHEKKTYMKIHPEVSQKELKEALRRQWSQLPDKKRLKWISKALELQKHYEGSMRVYHEAHPDANSDEHVKSVLTKAERQLKDKFDGRPTKPPPNGYSLYCAELMVNMKDVPSTERMVLCSKQWKMMTQKEKDMFQKRCEQRKKQYEIDIQRFLESLPDEERERVMGEEKLGGSKLNLAGAGTPLRAKSPSVKERSRDPELDQWVHGLSKDKRDGKKKTRLPETPKTPEEMWQQSVIGDYLAKYRNDRKKAQNAMDAAWKAMEKKEKIPWIKKAAEDQKRYEVQYRTVRELLEMRTVLSGQGQRKPKFDGEPKKPPVSGYQMFSQELLTNGELNHFSLKERMVEIGKRWHKLSQVQKDKYKKQVEEQQLEYKAELEAWVKSLSPQERAVYKEFSTTKRRSTTKARGPGAKVRVTKAKAVGARAATVGPGGGKRSMAYRAKQDTSDSDEDDDKTDTSDSEDEDDESSGSTDSDEDDEDDENEDEDDDEDDEDDDQSDGSSSSSSEDSIDSDSD; encoded by the exons ATGAATGGCAGCACCAGTGTGTCTGGCACCCAGACTGGACGAATCAAAAGTGAGTCAG ttgtagATACATGGAGCAAAGAGGACTGTCTGACACTGCTGGAGAGGATACGCAGCCTGCTACCTGATGGAGACGCAATGAAGTATAAAACCACAGAGTCACATTTCGACTGGGAGAAGGTGGGGTTCGGGGCTTTCACTGGAGACATGTGTAAGCAGAAATGGCAGAAAGTTTCCACAGAG GTGCGCAAATACAGAACAATGACTGAGCTCATTGTTGATGCTATTGAATATGTGAAGAACCCTTACAAAGGGAAAAAACTAAAG ACACATCCAGACTTCCCAAAGAAACCCCTCACTCCCTATTTTCGCTTCTTTATGGAGAAGCGAGCCAAGTATGCAAAAATCCATCCAGAGATGAGCAACTTGGATCTCACCAAGATTTTGTCCAAGAAATACAAAGAGCTTCCTGAAAAGAAAAAG CTCAAGTATATTCAAGAGttccagagagagaaagaggcttTTGAGAAGAACATGGCACGATTCAA GGAGGACCACCCAGATTTAATAGAGGAGAGAAAGAAGTCAGACCTCCCAGAGAAGCCCAAGACCCCGCAGCAGCTCTGGTACAACCATGAGAAGAAGACCTACATGAAAATTCACCCAGAG GTAAGCCAGAAGGAGCTGAAGGAAGCATTACGTAGACAGTGGTCCCAGTTACCAGACAAAAAGAGGCTGAAATGGATCAGCAAAGCTCTAGAGCTGCAGAAACACTATGAG GGCAGCATGAGAGTGTACCATGAAGCTCATCCGGATGCAAACTCTGACGAACACGTCAAATCTGTCTTGACCAAGGCTGAACGGCAGCTCAAGGACAAGTTTGATGGCCGGCCAACCAAACCACCACC AAATGGCTATTCTCTGTACTGTGCTGAACTAATGGTAAACATGAAGGATGTGCCAAGTACGGAGCGAATGGTGCTGTGCAGTAAGCAGTGGAAGATGATGACCCAGAAAGAAAAGGATATGTTCCAGAAACGATGTGAACAG AGAAAGAAACAGTATGAGATTGACATTCAGAGGTTTCTTGAG AGTCTCCCTGATGAAGAGAGGGAGCGTGTGATGGGAGAGGAGAAGCTGGGAGGAAGCAAACTGAACTTAGCGGGTGCAGGCACCCCCCTACGGGCCAAATCCCCATCTGTGAAG GAACGGAGTCGTGACCCTGAGCTGGATCAGTGGGTACATGGGCTTTCAAAAGACAAGCGAGATGGAAAGAAAAAAACACGGCTTCCTGAAACGCCGAAGACCCCAGAAGAGATGTGGCAGCAGAGTGTGATAGGAGACTATCTGGCTAAATACAGA AATGACAGGAAGAAAGCGCAGAATGCAATGGATGCCGCTTGGAAGGCTATGGAGAAGAAGGAGAAGATTCCTTGGATCAAGAAGGCCGCAGAGGACCAGAAGCGATACGAGGTTCAGTACCGGACCGTG AGAGAGCTGTTAGAGATGAGGACAGTTTTGTCTGGACAGggacaaagaaaaccaaaattcGATGGCGAGCCTAAGAAGCCCCCAGT GAGCGGGTATCAAATGTTCTCTCAGGAACTCCTAACAAATGGTGAGCTGAATCACTTCAGCCTGAAGGAGCGCATGGTGGAGATCGGCAAGCGATGGCACAAGCTTAGTCAGGTCCAGAAGGACAAATACAAAAAACAGGTTGAGGAGCAACAACTAGAGTACAAAGCTGAGCTTGAAGCTTGGGTAAAG TCACTATCCCCTCAGGAGCGTGCGGTATATAAAGAGTTCTCAACTACG AAACGGCGAAGCACTACAAAAGCACGAGGTCCCGGGGCGAAAGTCCGAGTCACCAAGGCGAAGGCGGTAGGTGCCAGAGCCGCGACGGTGGGTCCTGGGGGGGGCAAGCGTTCCATGGCGTACCGGGCCAAG CAGGACACGTCGGACTCGGATGAAGATGATGACAAAACAGATACGTCAGACTCGGAGGATGAAGATGATGAGTCCTCTGGCAGCACTGATAGTGATGAAGATGACGAAGATGACGAG AATgaagatgaggatgatgatgaagaCGATGAGGACGACGACCAATCGGACGGTTCCAGCAGCTCATCATCAGAAGATAGTATTGACTCTGATTCAGACTAA
- the ubtfl gene encoding upstream binding transcription factor, like isoform X4 has product MNGSTSVSGTQTGRIKSESVVDTWSKEDCLTLLERIRSLLPDGDAMKYKTTESHFDWEKVGFGAFTGDMCKQKWQKVSTEVRKYRTMTELIVDAIEYVKNPYKGKKLKTHPDFPKKPLTPYFRFFMEKRAKYAKIHPEMSNLDLTKILSKKYKELPEKKKLKYIQEFQREKEAFEKNMARFKEDHPDLIEERKKSDLPEKPKTPQQLWYNHEKKTYMKIHPEVSQKELKEALRRQWSQLPDKKRLKWISKALELQKHYEGSMRVYHEAHPDANSDEHVKSVLTKAERQLKDKFDGRPTKPPPNGYSLYCAELMVNMKDVPSTERMVLCSKQWKMMTQKEKDMFQKRCEQRKKQYEIDIQRFLESLPDEERERVMGEEKLGGSKLNLAGAGTPLRAKSPSVKERSRDPELDQWVHGLSKDKRDGKKKTRLPETPKTPEEMWQQSVIGDYLAKYRNDRKKAQNAMDAAWKAMEKKEKIPWIKKAAEDQKRYERELLEMRTVLSGQGQRKPKFDGEPKKPPVSGYQMFSQELLTNGELNHFSLKERMVEIGKRWHKLSQVQKDKYKKQVEEQQLEYKAELEAWVKSLSPQERAVYKEFSTTKRRSTTKARGPGAKVRVTKAKAVGARAATVGPGGGKRSMAYRAKQDTSDSDEDDDKTDTSDSEDEDDESSGSTDSDEDDEDDENEDEDDDEDDEDDDQSDGSSSSSSEDSIDSDSD; this is encoded by the exons ATGAATGGCAGCACCAGTGTGTCTGGCACCCAGACTGGACGAATCAAAAGTGAGTCAG ttgtagATACATGGAGCAAAGAGGACTGTCTGACACTGCTGGAGAGGATACGCAGCCTGCTACCTGATGGAGACGCAATGAAGTATAAAACCACAGAGTCACATTTCGACTGGGAGAAGGTGGGGTTCGGGGCTTTCACTGGAGACATGTGTAAGCAGAAATGGCAGAAAGTTTCCACAGAG GTGCGCAAATACAGAACAATGACTGAGCTCATTGTTGATGCTATTGAATATGTGAAGAACCCTTACAAAGGGAAAAAACTAAAG ACACATCCAGACTTCCCAAAGAAACCCCTCACTCCCTATTTTCGCTTCTTTATGGAGAAGCGAGCCAAGTATGCAAAAATCCATCCAGAGATGAGCAACTTGGATCTCACCAAGATTTTGTCCAAGAAATACAAAGAGCTTCCTGAAAAGAAAAAG CTCAAGTATATTCAAGAGttccagagagagaaagaggcttTTGAGAAGAACATGGCACGATTCAA GGAGGACCACCCAGATTTAATAGAGGAGAGAAAGAAGTCAGACCTCCCAGAGAAGCCCAAGACCCCGCAGCAGCTCTGGTACAACCATGAGAAGAAGACCTACATGAAAATTCACCCAGAG GTAAGCCAGAAGGAGCTGAAGGAAGCATTACGTAGACAGTGGTCCCAGTTACCAGACAAAAAGAGGCTGAAATGGATCAGCAAAGCTCTAGAGCTGCAGAAACACTATGAG GGCAGCATGAGAGTGTACCATGAAGCTCATCCGGATGCAAACTCTGACGAACACGTCAAATCTGTCTTGACCAAGGCTGAACGGCAGCTCAAGGACAAGTTTGATGGCCGGCCAACCAAACCACCACC AAATGGCTATTCTCTGTACTGTGCTGAACTAATGGTAAACATGAAGGATGTGCCAAGTACGGAGCGAATGGTGCTGTGCAGTAAGCAGTGGAAGATGATGACCCAGAAAGAAAAGGATATGTTCCAGAAACGATGTGAACAG AGAAAGAAACAGTATGAGATTGACATTCAGAGGTTTCTTGAG AGTCTCCCTGATGAAGAGAGGGAGCGTGTGATGGGAGAGGAGAAGCTGGGAGGAAGCAAACTGAACTTAGCGGGTGCAGGCACCCCCCTACGGGCCAAATCCCCATCTGTGAAG GAACGGAGTCGTGACCCTGAGCTGGATCAGTGGGTACATGGGCTTTCAAAAGACAAGCGAGATGGAAAGAAAAAAACACGGCTTCCTGAAACGCCGAAGACCCCAGAAGAGATGTGGCAGCAGAGTGTGATAGGAGACTATCTGGCTAAATACAGA AATGACAGGAAGAAAGCGCAGAATGCAATGGATGCCGCTTGGAAGGCTATGGAGAAGAAGGAGAAGATTCCTTGGATCAAGAAGGCCGCAGAGGACCAGAAGCGATACGAG AGAGAGCTGTTAGAGATGAGGACAGTTTTGTCTGGACAGggacaaagaaaaccaaaattcGATGGCGAGCCTAAGAAGCCCCCAGT GAGCGGGTATCAAATGTTCTCTCAGGAACTCCTAACAAATGGTGAGCTGAATCACTTCAGCCTGAAGGAGCGCATGGTGGAGATCGGCAAGCGATGGCACAAGCTTAGTCAGGTCCAGAAGGACAAATACAAAAAACAGGTTGAGGAGCAACAACTAGAGTACAAAGCTGAGCTTGAAGCTTGGGTAAAG TCACTATCCCCTCAGGAGCGTGCGGTATATAAAGAGTTCTCAACTACG AAACGGCGAAGCACTACAAAAGCACGAGGTCCCGGGGCGAAAGTCCGAGTCACCAAGGCGAAGGCGGTAGGTGCCAGAGCCGCGACGGTGGGTCCTGGGGGGGGCAAGCGTTCCATGGCGTACCGGGCCAAG CAGGACACGTCGGACTCGGATGAAGATGATGACAAAACAGATACGTCAGACTCGGAGGATGAAGATGATGAGTCCTCTGGCAGCACTGATAGTGATGAAGATGACGAAGATGACGAG AATgaagatgaggatgatgatgaagaCGATGAGGACGACGACCAATCGGACGGTTCCAGCAGCTCATCATCAGAAGATAGTATTGACTCTGATTCAGACTAA
- the ubtfl gene encoding upstream binding transcription factor, like isoform X5, whose product MNGSTSVSGTQTGRIKSESVVDTWSKEDCLTLLERIRSLLPDGDAMKYKTTESHFDWEKVGFGAFTGDMCKQKWQKVSTEVRKYRTMTELIVDAIEYVKNPYKGKKLKTHPDFPKKPLTPYFRFFMEKRAKYAKIHPEMSNLDLTKILSKKYKELPEKKKLKYIQEFQREKEAFEKNMARFKEDHPDLIEERKKSDLPEKPKTPQQLWYNHEKKTYMKIHPEVSQKELKEALRRQWSQLPDKKRLKWISKALELQKHYEGSMRVYHEAHPDANSDEHVKSVLTKAERQLKDKFDGRPTKPPPNGYSLYCAELMVNMKDVPSTERMVLCSKQWKMMTQKEKDMFQKRCEQRKKQYEIDIQRFLESLPDEERERVMGEEKLGGSKLNLAGAGTPLRAKSPSVKERSRDPELDQWVHGLSKDKRDGKKKTRLPETPKTPEEMWQQSVIGDYLAKYRNDRKKAQNAMDAAWKAMEKKEKIPWIKKAAEDQKRYEVQYRTVRELLEMRTVLSGQGQRKPKFDGEPKKPPVSGYQMFSQELLTNGELNHFSLKERMVEIGKRWHKLSQVQKDKYKKQVEEQQLEYKAELEAWVKSLSPQERAVYKEFSTTKRRSTTKARGPGAKVRVTKAKAQDTSDSDEDDDKTDTSDSEDEDDESSGSTDSDEDDEDDENEDEDDDEDDEDDDQSDGSSSSSSEDSIDSDSD is encoded by the exons ATGAATGGCAGCACCAGTGTGTCTGGCACCCAGACTGGACGAATCAAAAGTGAGTCAG ttgtagATACATGGAGCAAAGAGGACTGTCTGACACTGCTGGAGAGGATACGCAGCCTGCTACCTGATGGAGACGCAATGAAGTATAAAACCACAGAGTCACATTTCGACTGGGAGAAGGTGGGGTTCGGGGCTTTCACTGGAGACATGTGTAAGCAGAAATGGCAGAAAGTTTCCACAGAG GTGCGCAAATACAGAACAATGACTGAGCTCATTGTTGATGCTATTGAATATGTGAAGAACCCTTACAAAGGGAAAAAACTAAAG ACACATCCAGACTTCCCAAAGAAACCCCTCACTCCCTATTTTCGCTTCTTTATGGAGAAGCGAGCCAAGTATGCAAAAATCCATCCAGAGATGAGCAACTTGGATCTCACCAAGATTTTGTCCAAGAAATACAAAGAGCTTCCTGAAAAGAAAAAG CTCAAGTATATTCAAGAGttccagagagagaaagaggcttTTGAGAAGAACATGGCACGATTCAA GGAGGACCACCCAGATTTAATAGAGGAGAGAAAGAAGTCAGACCTCCCAGAGAAGCCCAAGACCCCGCAGCAGCTCTGGTACAACCATGAGAAGAAGACCTACATGAAAATTCACCCAGAG GTAAGCCAGAAGGAGCTGAAGGAAGCATTACGTAGACAGTGGTCCCAGTTACCAGACAAAAAGAGGCTGAAATGGATCAGCAAAGCTCTAGAGCTGCAGAAACACTATGAG GGCAGCATGAGAGTGTACCATGAAGCTCATCCGGATGCAAACTCTGACGAACACGTCAAATCTGTCTTGACCAAGGCTGAACGGCAGCTCAAGGACAAGTTTGATGGCCGGCCAACCAAACCACCACC AAATGGCTATTCTCTGTACTGTGCTGAACTAATGGTAAACATGAAGGATGTGCCAAGTACGGAGCGAATGGTGCTGTGCAGTAAGCAGTGGAAGATGATGACCCAGAAAGAAAAGGATATGTTCCAGAAACGATGTGAACAG AGAAAGAAACAGTATGAGATTGACATTCAGAGGTTTCTTGAG AGTCTCCCTGATGAAGAGAGGGAGCGTGTGATGGGAGAGGAGAAGCTGGGAGGAAGCAAACTGAACTTAGCGGGTGCAGGCACCCCCCTACGGGCCAAATCCCCATCTGTGAAG GAACGGAGTCGTGACCCTGAGCTGGATCAGTGGGTACATGGGCTTTCAAAAGACAAGCGAGATGGAAAGAAAAAAACACGGCTTCCTGAAACGCCGAAGACCCCAGAAGAGATGTGGCAGCAGAGTGTGATAGGAGACTATCTGGCTAAATACAGA AATGACAGGAAGAAAGCGCAGAATGCAATGGATGCCGCTTGGAAGGCTATGGAGAAGAAGGAGAAGATTCCTTGGATCAAGAAGGCCGCAGAGGACCAGAAGCGATACGAGGTTCAGTACCGGACCGTG AGAGAGCTGTTAGAGATGAGGACAGTTTTGTCTGGACAGggacaaagaaaaccaaaattcGATGGCGAGCCTAAGAAGCCCCCAGT GAGCGGGTATCAAATGTTCTCTCAGGAACTCCTAACAAATGGTGAGCTGAATCACTTCAGCCTGAAGGAGCGCATGGTGGAGATCGGCAAGCGATGGCACAAGCTTAGTCAGGTCCAGAAGGACAAATACAAAAAACAGGTTGAGGAGCAACAACTAGAGTACAAAGCTGAGCTTGAAGCTTGGGTAAAG TCACTATCCCCTCAGGAGCGTGCGGTATATAAAGAGTTCTCAACTACG AAACGGCGAAGCACTACAAAAGCACGAGGTCCCGGGGCGAAAGTCCGAGTCACCAAGGCGAAGGCG CAGGACACGTCGGACTCGGATGAAGATGATGACAAAACAGATACGTCAGACTCGGAGGATGAAGATGATGAGTCCTCTGGCAGCACTGATAGTGATGAAGATGACGAAGATGACGAG AATgaagatgaggatgatgatgaagaCGATGAGGACGACGACCAATCGGACGGTTCCAGCAGCTCATCATCAGAAGATAGTATTGACTCTGATTCAGACTAA